One genomic segment of Hordeum vulgare subsp. vulgare chromosome 2H, MorexV3_pseudomolecules_assembly, whole genome shotgun sequence includes these proteins:
- the LOC123431154 gene encoding uncharacterized protein LOC123431154 has translation MASSSTARSSRVAICLVLILLAVSLREASAAARPLRPAGDVSSEVKDQAIVDKYAPLLLAMLPRAPTPPSAPSGGTNEAGN, from the coding sequence ATGGCTTCTTCTTCCACCGCCAGAAGTAGCCGCGTGGCCATATGCCTCGTGCTGATTCTCCTGGCCGTCAGCCTGCGAGAAGCCTCCGCCGCTGCGCGTCCGCTTCGGCCGGCCGGCGACGTGTCCAGCGAGGTGAAGGACCAGGCGATCGTCGACAAGTACGCGCCGCTTTTGCTCGCCATGCTGCCGAGGGCCCCAACGCCGCCGTCCGCCCCGAGTGGTGGCACGAACGAGGCCGGGAACTGA